In Prosthecobacter sp. SYSU 5D2, one genomic interval encodes:
- a CDS encoding lysylphosphatidylglycerol synthase transmembrane domain-containing protein: MKKALLILLKIGITTVLLWMIFREHRFTVAILPHLKAMLTHWDWTLAGLALVGLSCWFHSLRWQVLLIGQQHPVPAATVLRLTFVSNFFNITSLGAVGGDAYKAIALLKRPGARKLPIMVSIMLDHMLGIYGLAILFLGFGWAFRDRLESYGPEVHAIVKGFTWFLGGSIFGITLSAISFTPRLYGWGERQFPKLLGFPPLKDFAQACDAIRRSWGCSLLAILLSALIFAAHFLSFYCAIFAVGGQAPLWEVMAAMPIVDTAAGLPLSVSGLGVREKTFETLIHAMTGLPEATAVSASLAGWLMMVVWGLFGGLLFICGTHPAESPTPSPPSDA, from the coding sequence ATGAAGAAGGCCCTGCTCATCCTGCTCAAGATCGGCATCACCACGGTGCTGCTCTGGATGATCTTCCGTGAGCACCGCTTCACCGTGGCCATCCTGCCGCATCTGAAGGCCATGCTCACCCACTGGGACTGGACGCTGGCGGGCCTGGCCCTGGTGGGTCTTTCCTGCTGGTTCCACTCCCTGCGCTGGCAGGTGCTTCTTATCGGCCAGCAGCATCCTGTTCCGGCCGCGACGGTGCTGCGGCTGACCTTTGTGAGCAACTTCTTCAACATCACCTCCCTGGGCGCCGTGGGCGGCGATGCGTATAAGGCCATCGCTTTGCTAAAGCGGCCGGGAGCGCGTAAACTGCCGATTATGGTCTCCATCATGCTGGATCACATGCTGGGAATCTACGGGCTGGCCATCCTCTTCCTCGGCTTTGGCTGGGCCTTTCGTGACCGGCTGGAAAGCTACGGTCCGGAGGTGCATGCCATTGTGAAAGGCTTCACCTGGTTCCTGGGAGGCTCCATTTTCGGTATCACCCTCTCTGCCATCTCCTTCACCCCCCGCCTGTATGGCTGGGGGGAAAGGCAGTTTCCAAAGCTGCTGGGCTTTCCCCCCTTAAAAGACTTTGCCCAGGCCTGTGATGCCATCCGGCGATCCTGGGGCTGCTCCCTGCTGGCCATTCTCCTTTCGGCCCTCATCTTTGCCGCGCATTTCCTGTCCTTTTACTGCGCCATCTTTGCCGTGGGCGGCCAGGCTCCGCTGTGGGAGGTCATGGCGGCCATGCCCATCGTGGATACCGCCGCCGGACTGCCCCTTTCCGTCTCCGGCCTGGGCGTGCGTGAAAAGACTTTTGAAACCCTCATTCATGCCATGACCGGCCTGCCCGAAGCCACCGCTGTCTCAGCATCCCTGGCCGGGTGGCTGATGATGGTGGTCTGGGGCCTGTTTGGCGGTCTCCTCTTCATTTGCGGCACTCATCCTGCTGAGTCACCTACGCCCTCTCCCCCCTCTGACGCTTGA
- a CDS encoding phosphopantetheine-binding protein, with amino-acid sequence MNLRQRIKEVMASELMLEVSAEEIADEAPLFGPEGIGLDSVDALQLVVAIEKHFKLKISDQNKAREILHSVDSIAKAIEEAGLA; translated from the coding sequence ATGAACCTACGCCAACGCATCAAAGAAGTCATGGCCAGCGAGCTCATGCTGGAAGTCAGTGCCGAAGAAATCGCTGACGAAGCCCCGCTCTTTGGTCCTGAAGGCATCGGACTGGACAGTGTCGATGCGCTGCAACTGGTGGTGGCCATTGAAAAGCACTTCAAGCTCAAGATCAGCGATCAAAACAAAGCCCGCGAGATCCTCCATAGCGTGGACAGCATCGCCAAGGCGATTGAAGAGGCGGGTCTGGCCTGA